A genomic region of Pseudomonas migulae contains the following coding sequences:
- a CDS encoding heme biosynthesis protein HemY, with protein MKRLYVIVFLAIAAAAALGLAIAEHSGYVLIAYKSFRFESSLWATLALVAVLWLVFWGIKALVELVTTSSGVVNPWSRRNRSRRVQVAIEHGQLDLAEGRWASAQRHLHRAAEAERQPLLYYLGAARAANEQGHYEESDNLLERALERQPQAELAIALSHAQLQTDRGDTDGALVTLQAMHERHPHNVQTLRQLQRLHQQRGDWSAVIRLLPELRKDKVLPPAELAELERRAWGENLSLAAHQEEDGTVGLQSLNRAWQQLTSAQRQEPQLVLAYAEQLRQIGAQVEAEEVLRTALKRNYDSHLARLYGLVRGSDPARQLQTAEGWLKNHPTDPSLLLTLGRLCLQNSLWGKARDYLESSLRVQRNPEACAELARLLAQLGDTERSNQLFQEGLGLLDERLLAAPLPVPATV; from the coding sequence ATGAAGCGACTCTATGTGATCGTGTTTTTGGCCATCGCCGCTGCCGCCGCTTTGGGGTTGGCGATTGCCGAGCATTCTGGCTACGTGCTGATCGCTTACAAGAGCTTCCGTTTCGAATCGAGCCTGTGGGCAACCCTGGCCCTGGTGGCGGTGTTGTGGCTGGTGTTCTGGGGTATCAAGGCACTGGTCGAATTGGTCACGACCTCCAGTGGCGTGGTCAATCCCTGGTCGCGGCGCAATCGCAGTCGCCGGGTGCAAGTGGCGATTGAGCACGGTCAGCTGGACCTGGCCGAAGGTCGCTGGGCGAGTGCGCAGCGTCATTTGCATCGCGCCGCCGAAGCCGAGCGCCAGCCGCTGCTTTACTACCTCGGCGCTGCTCGCGCCGCGAACGAGCAAGGCCACTACGAGGAAAGCGACAACTTGCTGGAGCGTGCACTGGAGCGCCAGCCCCAGGCCGAGTTGGCGATCGCCTTGAGCCACGCTCAACTGCAGACCGATCGCGGCGACACCGACGGCGCCCTGGTGACCTTGCAGGCGATGCATGAGCGTCACCCTCATAACGTCCAGACCTTGCGCCAGTTGCAGCGTTTGCATCAACAGCGCGGTGACTGGTCGGCGGTGATTCGCCTGCTGCCGGAGCTGCGCAAGGACAAGGTCCTGCCACCGGCCGAGCTGGCAGAACTGGAGCGCCGGGCCTGGGGGGAAAACCTGTCCCTGGCCGCGCACCAGGAAGAAGACGGAACCGTCGGATTGCAATCGCTCAACCGCGCCTGGCAGCAACTCACCTCGGCTCAGCGCCAGGAACCGCAACTGGTGTTGGCGTATGCCGAGCAGCTTCGGCAAATCGGCGCCCAGGTCGAGGCCGAAGAGGTGCTGCGAACGGCGCTCAAGCGCAACTACGACAGCCATCTGGCGCGCCTTTACGGACTGGTTCGCGGCAGTGATCCGGCCCGACAGCTACAGACCGCCGAGGGCTGGCTGAAGAACCATCCGACCGACCCGAGCCTGTTGCTGACCCTGGGTCGTCTATGTTTGCAAAACAGTCTGTGGGGTAAGGCCCGGGATTATCTGGAGAGCAGCCTGCGCGTGCAGCGCAATCCGGAAGCCTGCGCGGAGCTGGCGCGATTGCTGGCGCAACTGGGCGACACCGAGCGCAGTAACCAGCTGTTCCAGGAAGGCCTTGGTCTCCTGGATGAACGTTTGTTGGCGGCGCCGTTGCCGGTGCCGGCAACCGTCTAA